A single region of the Maylandia zebra isolate NMK-2024a linkage group LG17, Mzebra_GT3a, whole genome shotgun sequence genome encodes:
- the LOC143413200 gene encoding serine/threonine-protein kinase pim-2-like, with protein MNHTMSKSWPTYTAPRPVDLNNPLGHQTEPCISTLVKMTPDGRIEGRKRRDLPERLDKSPKKSKSSGGPKPGPSHFVSGESSLKFGLLIVPSSDSSIIKRSNKRKSTSDESEGPSSKKSRTTSPEESPTQEPSETCDSPRISGTDRKEDFLEKYQELEVLGHGGFATVFSGIRIKDSFPVAIKHVQQRRLARTTMDWNGKSTDVPLEVALLIQVGAGPHDTESSITPLLLDWFDLEDELIMVFEKPENCMDLDNYLKTTDKPLSETHVKVIMKQLVDAAITMDNKGVFHRDIKPHNILIETSSEEPRVRYIDFGCGVTFTPGQRFRRNAGTRIYYSPEWFMYGFCSAEYTTAWQLGVVMYQLLHNKLPFDCDYKIINQNPPILADISNKCRDFLTGCLRKHYKDRFTLEDLRNHMWLK; from the exons ATGAATCACACAATGTCAAAGTCTTGGCCAACTTATACTGCACCACGTCCTGTGGATCTGAATAACCCTCTAG GACACCAAACAGAGCCTTGCATCTCCACACTGGTGAAGATGACTCCAGATGGAAGAATAGAGGGAAGAAAGAGAAGGGACTTACCTGAAAGACTGGACAAATCccccaaaaaaagcaaaagcagtgGAGGTCCAAAACCGGGTCCCAGCCACTTTGTTTCTGGGGAATCCAGTTTGAAAT TTGGCCTTCTCATAGTGCCTTCAAGCGACTCTAGTATAATTAAGAGGAGCAACAAACGGAAGAGCACTAGTGACGAATCTGAGGGACCATCCAGCAAAAAAAGCAGGACAACAAGCCCAGAGGAGAGTCCCACCCAGGAACCCTCTGAAACATGTGACTCACCGAGGATATCCGGCACTGACAGAAAAG AAGACTTCCTGGAAAAATATCAAGAGCTGGAGGTGCTGGGTCATGGAGGCTTTGCCACCGTGTTTTCTGGAATACGCATAAAAGACAGTTTTCCA GTGGCAATCAAACATGTTCAACAGCGCAGACTTGCGCGCACAACAATG GATTGGAATGGGAAAAGTACTGATGTTCCCCTGGAGGTGGCGCTACTGATACAAGTTGGGGCTGGACCACACGATACGGAAAGCAGTATAACCCCACTTCTACTTGACTGGTTTGATCTGGAAGATGAGCTTATTATGGTTTTTGAGAAACCAGAAAATTGCATGGACTTAGACAATTACCTCAAAACTACAGATAAACCTCTGTCAGAGACACATGTTAAG GTCATAATGAAGCAACTAGTTGACGCAGCCATTACGATGGATAACAAGGGGGTTTTCCACCGAGATATTAAACCACACAACATTCTAATTGAAACATCTTCGGAGGAACCCCGAGTGCGATACATCGATTTTGGCTGTGGAGTCACGTTTACTCCGGGACAAAGGTTCAGGAGGAACGCAG GAACCAGGATCTACTATAGTCCAGAGTGGTTCATGTACGGCTTCTGCTCTGCAGAATATACTACAGCCTGGCAGCTGGGTGTTGTGATGTACCAGCTGTTACACAACAAGTTACCATTTGACTGCGACTACAAGATCATCAACCAAAACCCACCGATTTTAGCTGACATTTCAAACA AATGCAGGGATTTTTTGACGGGGTGTCTGAGGAAGCACTACAAGGACCGCTTCACCCTGGAGGATCTTCGGAATCACATGTGGCTCAAATGA